The uncultured Methanomethylovorans sp. genome contains a region encoding:
- a CDS encoding PGF-pre-PGF domain-containing protein: protein MMQIRLNSSIRFVMILLFVMATAGVGLAENTSVGLVSQFSGEISNVVIADNYAYLGQGQDFVVLDVSNVANPSEVGRVASLSEINDVVISGNYAYIANGDSGLAIFDISTPSSPIFVGSYDAEGFICDIAVSGNSVYAADGSGLVIVDVSTPSSPKLVGTYDTIGSANGVAISGNYAYIADDSKGIFDGSNGLAVIDVSTPSSPSLVGTYDSIYAYDVVISGNYAYVADSLGLVILDISTSSSPVLTGSYSTNGDANDVAISGNYVYVSDYAGLTILDISTPSSPYFIGNYGTEGNANGVAVSDDYVYLADPSNGLFILQQGSLGSSIVSGENTTSDGSMTSNMSGALELSPIGDYSVGENEVLTFTVSTMDSDAGVVYSASDMPAEATLDPSTGVFSWTPSTGSAGVYTVTFTAELDGLTDSEIATINVISSTAAQISPNSSTEVSNYSSEDVTNLVMTDVVTISIAMDSNVSYEFIGEGNDIISISFYSLKELGDVTSTIEVLKTRSSQVSSDPAGILYKYVSIQVGDPGIVDESAIKDARIKFRVNNSWLNKVGLNAADVRLQRYNGDVWEVLPTTLESSTTDDSIFESSTSAFSSFAITASKELAASKASDLDKEDTQGEKFNILIVAMLFLLIGAFVAGYLYLKKGHK, encoded by the coding sequence ATGATGCAAATCAGGTTAAATAGTTCTATTCGTTTTGTAATGATATTGCTTTTTGTGATGGCTACTGCAGGAGTTGGTCTGGCAGAAAATACCAGCGTAGGGCTTGTTAGCCAGTTCAGTGGGGAAATCTCAAACGTTGTTATAGCAGATAATTATGCATATCTAGGTCAGGGACAGGACTTTGTCGTACTCGATGTTAGTAATGTTGCTAATCCTTCCGAAGTGGGGAGGGTAGCTTCTTTATCGGAAATTAATGATGTTGTGATCTCTGGTAATTATGCATATATAGCCAATGGTGATAGCGGTCTTGCCATCTTTGATATAAGTACACCTTCTTCTCCCATCTTTGTAGGCAGCTATGATGCAGAAGGTTTTATTTGTGATATTGCTGTATCAGGAAATTCTGTTTATGCAGCAGATGGCAGCGGCCTTGTTATTGTCGATGTCAGCACTCCTTCTTCTCCGAAACTTGTAGGTACATATGATACCATTGGGTCTGCAAACGGTGTTGCAATATCAGGCAACTATGCTTACATAGCTGATGATAGCAAAGGTATTTTTGATGGTAGCAATGGTCTTGCGGTGATTGATGTCAGCACTCCTTCTTCACCAAGTCTTGTTGGAACGTATGATTCCATCTATGCATATGATGTTGTTATATCCGGAAACTATGCTTACGTAGCTGACTCCCTTGGACTTGTAATTTTGGATATTAGTACTTCTTCATCACCGGTACTCACGGGTAGTTACTCCACTAATGGAGATGCAAATGATGTTGCTATATCAGGCAATTATGTCTATGTAAGCGATTATGCTGGTCTCACAATTTTGGATATATCTACGCCTTCTTCCCCATACTTTATAGGCAATTATGGGACCGAAGGAAATGCTAATGGCGTTGCAGTATCAGATGACTATGTTTATTTGGCTGATCCAAGCAATGGTCTTTTTATTCTTCAACAAGGATCTTTAGGGTCATCGATTGTCTCAGGCGAAAATACAACTTCTGATGGCTCGATGACTAGCAATATGAGCGGAGCACTGGAACTATCTCCCATAGGCGATTACTCTGTAGGCGAAAATGAAGTGCTTACTTTTACAGTTTCAACGATGGATTCTGATGCTGGTGTTGTATACTCGGCTTCGGATATGCCAGCAGAAGCTACTCTTGATCCTAGTACCGGTGTTTTCAGCTGGACTCCAAGCACAGGCAGTGCTGGGGTATACACAGTTACATTCACAGCAGAATTAGATGGACTTACAGATTCAGAGATTGCTACTATAAACGTAATCTCTTCGACTGCTGCTCAGATATCGCCGAATTCTTCTACTGAAGTAAGTAATTACAGTTCAGAGGACGTTACCAATTTAGTCATGACAGATGTTGTAACTATATCTATTGCAATGGATTCAAATGTGAGTTATGAATTTATAGGAGAGGGCAATGATATTATTTCAATTAGCTTCTATTCTCTTAAAGAGTTGGGGGATGTAACTTCCACAATAGAAGTACTTAAGACTAGGTCAAGTCAGGTGAGTAGCGACCCAGCAGGGATACTATACAAATATGTTAGCATACAGGTGGGAGATCCAGGTATTGTTGATGAATCTGCCATTAAAGATGCTCGGATTAAGTTCAGGGTTAATAATTCATGGCTTAACAAGGTGGGTTTAAATGCTGCAGATGTGAGATTGCAAAGATATAATGGGGATGTTTGGGAAGTATTGCCAACGACTCTGGAAAGCAGCACTACAGACGATTCAATATTTGAATCAAGTACATCTGCATTTTCTTCATTTGCTATCACTGCAAGCAAAGAACTTGCTGCTTCTAAGGCTAGTGATTTAGATAAAGAGGATACACAGGGAGAAAAGTTCAATATATTGATTGTTGCAATGTTGTTCCTTCTGATCGGGGCATTTGTAGCCGGGTATTTGTATCTTAAGAAAGGGCATAAGTGA
- a CDS encoding PGF-pre-PGF domain-containing protein gives MVLLQIKFNKLTYFLVGLVYVGIVLFLVSITVGTSLADNATIDYKAELISVIVTANDKLDNAVVGTVSGQYPQSAIDAFELAIGNAQKIVDNQNVSTEQVDQAVVDLKNAGVIFDKAKIATVNKAALTSAISSASSKANNAVVGTASGQYPQSAIDSFKSAINKAQAVAVDASATQAEVNKAVTDLKSAEATFDAARITNGGSTPPASVTNLKDRAVGSTWIRWAWTNPTDSDFSHVMVYIDNSFVTTTFNNYYELSGLVGGTTHTIGLKTVDTSGNINSELIVDSATTITTNTVPEITNVAGNNITTTTIKIVWVSSNDTSSVKIRRNNVFLSIVTESTYYVDSGLEAGTTYSYSLLPYSTSGVEGKAVNVSLKTKSSSKSGGGSSGSSSSKKSSSSGGGSGATSVEDFVNVAIRDVDSAYLKMDSNVIYEFSREGNDIQSISLYSLKNSGEITSTIEVLNDRSKLAHSNPDGLVYRYLNIWVGKAGFATSNNIKDARIKFKVNNSWIEETGVIPAEIKLQRYNGTAWEVLPTTLESSNVDYTVFEAQTPGFSPFAITAEKTFAVSTNGNVQSDVAHVEDIGLEGTQPVKSNVWTYIMAIILVGMLAVGYEYLKKEN, from the coding sequence GTGGTACTTCTGCAAATCAAGTTCAATAAATTAACTTATTTTTTAGTAGGGTTGGTTTACGTTGGAATAGTATTGTTCTTGGTATCAATAACGGTGGGAACAAGCTTAGCTGATAATGCGACCATAGATTATAAAGCTGAATTAATATCAGTTATTGTAACTGCCAATGACAAATTAGATAATGCAGTAGTTGGTACTGTTTCTGGTCAATATCCCCAATCTGCAATTGATGCATTTGAACTGGCTATTGGCAATGCACAAAAAATTGTTGATAATCAAAATGTAAGTACAGAACAGGTAGATCAGGCTGTTGTAGATCTTAAAAACGCGGGGGTGATCTTCGATAAAGCCAAAATAGCTACCGTTAACAAGGCTGCTTTAACCTCGGCTATCAGTAGTGCATCTTCAAAAGCAAATAATGCAGTAGTTGGTACTGCTTCTGGTCAGTATCCGCAATCTGCAATTGATTCATTCAAATCAGCTATTAATAAAGCACAAGCAGTTGCTGTTGATGCCAGTGCAACTCAGGCCGAAGTAAATAAGGCTGTAACAGACCTCAAGTCCGCGGAAGCAACATTTGATGCAGCTAGAATCACAAATGGAGGGTCAACCCCGCCCGCATCTGTAACAAACCTGAAAGACCGTGCTGTAGGATCAACCTGGATAAGATGGGCATGGACAAATCCAACAGATTCTGACTTTAGCCATGTTATGGTCTATATTGACAATTCTTTTGTCACTACCACTTTCAACAATTATTACGAATTGTCCGGATTGGTCGGGGGTACCACACATACCATCGGTCTTAAGACTGTTGATACTTCAGGTAATATTAACTCTGAACTGATTGTTGATTCAGCAACAACAATAACAACAAATACAGTTCCTGAGATCACTAACGTTGCTGGAAATAATATTACAACCACTACGATTAAGATTGTATGGGTGTCTTCTAATGATACCTCAAGTGTGAAAATTAGAAGGAACAACGTATTCCTTAGTATTGTTACAGAATCGACATATTATGTAGATAGTGGTCTGGAGGCTGGCACTACTTATAGTTATAGTCTACTCCCATATTCCACCAGCGGGGTTGAAGGCAAAGCAGTGAATGTCAGCCTGAAAACCAAATCTTCCAGCAAAAGTGGAGGGGGAAGCAGCGGGAGCAGCAGTAGTAAAAAGAGTAGTAGTAGTGGTGGAGGCAGCGGTGCAACTAGCGTTGAGGATTTCGTAAATGTAGCAATAAGGGATGTGGACAGCGCATATCTAAAAATGGATTCCAATGTAATCTATGAATTTTCAAGAGAGGGTAATGATATTCAGTCAATTAGTTTGTATTCCCTTAAGAACTCCGGGGAAATAACCTCTACTATTGAGGTATTGAATGACAGATCAAAACTGGCTCATAGCAATCCAGATGGTCTGGTGTATAGGTATCTCAACATCTGGGTAGGTAAGGCTGGATTTGCTACCTCTAATAACATCAAGGATGCTCGTATTAAGTTCAAGGTAAACAATTCATGGATAGAGGAAACAGGTGTAATCCCTGCAGAAATAAAGCTGCAAAGATATAATGGAACTGCATGGGAAGTGCTTCCGACTACTTTGGAAAGCAGTAATGTGGACTATACCGTCTTTGAAGCGCAAACACCAGGTTTCTCTCCATTTGCGATAACTGCGGAAAAAACCTTTGCAGTTTCTACCAATGGTAATGTTCAAAGTGATGTAGCCCACGTAGAAGATATCGGGCTGGAAGGAACACAACCGGTAAAATCCAATGTGTGGACCTATATTATGGCTATTATCCTGGTAGGCATGCTTGCAGTTGGATATGAGTACTTGAAAAAAGAAAATTAA